Proteins encoded in a region of the Gloeomargarita sp. SKYB120 genome:
- a CDS encoding DUF928 domain-containing protein yields MARFRSLFLATTCALTLTATPVLANPLQDWVGRLLEWSRRRPTASPTVTVTGFVPPAAGLPGNREGGATRGAVCPVSSKPLTALIPTRHLGLTAAARPSFFFYLPPVEGRTVEFVLMDSRGAEVFTYTGRAQQSGIVRLDLPENAPALQVGELYQWYFSVVCDPQDRTADLYVRGSVQRVALPASFQQQLQRVPRNEHPYIYASAGLWHETLAALLDLRQSQPQNGQLMADWQSLLQIEGLGKVAQEPLAGKL; encoded by the coding sequence ATGGCTCGCTTCCGTTCCTTGTTCCTGGCGACTACCTGTGCTCTTACCCTGACCGCTACGCCGGTGCTGGCCAATCCTTTACAAGACTGGGTCGGACGACTGTTGGAGTGGAGCCGGCGGCGTCCTACGGCATCCCCCACGGTGACCGTCACCGGATTTGTGCCACCAGCGGCGGGATTACCTGGCAATCGGGAAGGCGGAGCGACGCGCGGGGCCGTTTGTCCTGTGAGCAGTAAACCCCTGACGGCTCTGATCCCAACCAGGCATCTAGGGCTCACGGCGGCGGCACGTCCCAGTTTCTTCTTCTACTTGCCCCCGGTCGAAGGTCGCACCGTGGAGTTTGTCCTGATGGATAGTCGTGGCGCTGAAGTTTTCACCTACACCGGTCGCGCCCAGCAAAGCGGGATTGTGCGCTTGGATTTACCGGAGAATGCCCCAGCGTTGCAGGTGGGTGAACTTTACCAGTGGTATTTCTCGGTGGTCTGTGACCCGCAGGACCGGACTGCTGACTTGTATGTGCGGGGGTCGGTGCAGCGGGTAGCCCTACCGGCGTCCTTCCAACAGCAACTCCAGCGTGTGCCCCGCAATGAGCATCCCTACATTTATGCCAGCGCCGGTTTGTGGCACGAAACCCTGGCGGCCCTGCTGGACCTGCGCCAATCCCAACCCCAAAACGGTCAACTGATGGCGGATTGGCAATCGTTGCTCCAGATCGAGGGGTTAGGGAAGGTCGCTCAGGAACCCCTAGCCGGCAAGCTGTAA
- a CDS encoding EAL domain-containing protein produces the protein MTRCQTAVELELSWEDLTTGTLQKRRVRVPVIFGRDEQAMRAALQEPGTLVVLSHKQVSRCHALILAREDGLELVDKSTNGTFLNGQHCLGTNRRVQHGDRLQIGPYKIYLSALDQAPTTPPSLTDRTAVVPGVYHDSLTGLPNRNMLMSLLQTMQERLPVETSLLFAVVHLDIDRLQQVNDSLGYRMGDKLLAAVARQLRQRLAPGDTAARLEGDEFALILESITSPEEALARLEAIQKDLHTPFELENQEVFITVSMGVAWSYLPVQQPEDWLRFARAATQKAKQLGRGRLEIFRPGMENSGQRLRLETDLSRAIERGELSLRYQPIVALTSGQIVGFEALVRWHHPQAGAVPSDQLIALAEETGLIASIGLWVLRTACAQLCRWHQQFPDLRPLTVSVNVSSKQFLQADLVTQITQVLQETGLPGNHLKLELTESLIMEDIETVTTMLSQLRDLGLQILMDDFGTGYSNLNRLRTLPIDMVKIDKSFIQAADADAWTFVQGMVGLAHAMGKAVVVEGVETQEQLRQLRLMNCAFGQGYLFSPPLEVAQVEKLLQQPPRW, from the coding sequence AACGCTGGTGGTCCTTTCCCACAAGCAGGTCTCCCGCTGTCATGCCCTGATCCTGGCGCGGGAAGATGGCTTAGAACTCGTGGACAAAAGCACCAACGGCACCTTTTTAAATGGGCAGCATTGCTTGGGCACCAACCGGCGGGTTCAACACGGCGACCGTCTCCAGATTGGCCCCTACAAAATTTACCTCAGCGCACTGGATCAAGCGCCAACGACGCCCCCATCCCTCACCGACAGAACGGCGGTCGTACCAGGGGTGTACCACGACTCTCTAACGGGCTTACCCAACCGCAATATGCTGATGTCCCTGTTGCAGACGATGCAGGAGCGGCTGCCAGTGGAAACCTCGCTGCTGTTTGCCGTGGTGCATCTGGATATTGACCGCCTGCAACAGGTCAACGACAGCCTGGGCTACCGCATGGGGGATAAGTTACTGGCGGCGGTGGCCCGGCAATTACGGCAACGACTGGCTCCTGGCGATACTGCGGCGCGGTTGGAGGGAGATGAATTTGCCCTGATTCTGGAAAGCATTACATCGCCCGAGGAAGCGCTGGCGCGGTTAGAGGCGATTCAAAAGGACCTGCACACCCCCTTCGAGTTGGAAAACCAGGAAGTGTTTATTACGGTGAGCATGGGGGTTGCCTGGAGCTATCTGCCGGTGCAACAGCCGGAGGACTGGTTGCGGTTTGCTCGCGCGGCCACCCAGAAAGCCAAACAACTGGGGCGAGGACGTCTGGAGATTTTTCGCCCGGGGATGGAAAACTCAGGCCAGCGCCTGCGGTTGGAGACGGACCTGAGCCGTGCTATCGAACGGGGGGAATTGTCCCTGCGCTATCAACCCATCGTCGCACTGACTAGCGGGCAGATTGTCGGGTTTGAGGCGTTGGTGCGCTGGCACCACCCCCAAGCGGGTGCCGTTCCCTCCGACCAATTGATTGCCCTGGCAGAGGAAACCGGTTTGATTGCCTCGATTGGGCTGTGGGTGTTGCGGACAGCCTGTGCTCAGTTATGTCGGTGGCACCAGCAGTTTCCCGACTTGCGTCCCTTGACCGTCAGTGTGAACGTCTCCAGTAAGCAATTTCTGCAGGCGGATTTGGTGACCCAGATTACCCAGGTGTTGCAGGAAACGGGTTTGCCGGGAAATCACCTGAAGTTAGAACTCACCGAAAGCCTGATTATGGAGGACATCGAGACCGTCACCACCATGCTCTCGCAACTGCGGGACTTGGGGTTGCAGATTTTGATGGACGACTTTGGCACGGGCTATTCCAACCTGAACCGGCTACGCACCCTGCCGATTGACATGGTCAAGATTGATAAATCCTTTATCCAAGCGGCTGATGCGGACGCCTGGACTTTTGTGCAGGGCATGGTGGGGCTGGCCCATGCCATGGGGAAAGCAGTGGTGGTCGAGGGCGTGGAAACCCAGGAGCAGTTGCGTCAGTTGCGGCTCATGAATTGTGCTTTTGGGCAAGGGTATTTGTTCTCGCCGCCGCTAGAGGTTGCTCAAGTGGAAAAACTCCTGCAACAGCCGCCCCGCTGGTAG
- a CDS encoding asparagine synthetase B family protein — MQVAVSPAGFLGAWGADLQDLLAKQPDHAWRLLQVQSIGLDAGQGIVQTGGEAWANATGTTLTLGRHPFGRVTLYWYQGEKGLWFATRWRWLTPLVTPEIDPLAVYGYACFSYVPTPWTPYKSIRAIEAGWQYTWEAGKLTSQKASPVLADWHEQADPLADEAIAVQELRDLLEEAVARQTCDLHQKTVGILLSGGLDSSTIAVLLKRAGLKVRAYTLDFGSYGISEMAYAQKVAQHLQIPLVKVECSPRRVKQSLSAATKALDLPYGDGVCIPLWLLYQTARQECEVLFNGEGGDQLFAGWTNKPLIAAYVYQNQPVSFVDQYLQTFHRLWGYGPAVFAPSFWQQVKHWYPGDCLQDALAGKGSFLARLRRATLMLKGAQNIHPRATNLALALGLRLRSPFCDEHLAKWAFTVKAELFLRGACEKYILKRAVEPWLPAEVVWREKRGMGVPLTQWCLGPLWRDLGQWLNPKRLEAEGIWRPDLAARVAFGGLGSELRKRRIGEILWLLLAWQCWRSQLGEIRQGNSWWHPFVLPYEFWRRTGLYRCWRDSI, encoded by the coding sequence ATGCAGGTGGCCGTTAGTCCAGCAGGCTTCCTCGGGGCTTGGGGTGCCGACCTCCAGGACCTGCTGGCAAAGCAGCCTGACCATGCCTGGCGGCTCCTGCAGGTGCAATCCATTGGTCTAGACGCAGGCCAAGGCATCGTCCAAACCGGCGGTGAGGCGTGGGCAAACGCAACAGGCACCACTTTAACACTGGGGCGGCATCCCTTTGGACGGGTCACCTTGTACTGGTATCAGGGCGAGAAAGGTCTTTGGTTTGCGACACGCTGGCGCTGGTTGACACCCTTGGTCACCCCTGAAATAGACCCCTTAGCTGTCTATGGCTATGCCTGCTTTTCTTACGTGCCAACGCCGTGGACCCCTTACAAATCCATTCGAGCCATCGAAGCCGGCTGGCAATACACGTGGGAAGCGGGAAAGTTGACCAGCCAAAAAGCGTCTCCCGTGTTGGCTGATTGGCACGAGCAGGCTGACCCTTTAGCTGATGAAGCCATTGCCGTTCAGGAGTTGCGAGACCTGCTCGAAGAAGCCGTTGCCCGCCAGACCTGTGACCTCCACCAGAAAACGGTGGGAATTTTGTTATCGGGGGGCTTAGATTCCTCCACCATTGCGGTGCTGCTAAAGCGCGCCGGCCTTAAAGTCCGCGCTTACACGTTAGATTTCGGTTCATACGGCATTTCTGAAATGGCCTATGCCCAAAAAGTCGCCCAGCATTTGCAGATTCCCTTGGTCAAGGTTGAATGCTCACCCCGCCGTGTCAAGCAGTCGCTCAGTGCCGCAACCAAAGCGCTCGATTTACCCTATGGCGATGGCGTTTGTATTCCCCTATGGTTGCTGTATCAAACGGCGCGACAAGAGTGCGAAGTCTTATTCAATGGCGAAGGGGGTGACCAGTTATTTGCTGGCTGGACAAATAAACCTCTAATTGCCGCCTACGTTTATCAGAACCAGCCTGTGTCTTTTGTTGACCAGTATCTCCAAACCTTCCATCGTTTGTGGGGCTACGGCCCAGCAGTTTTCGCGCCTTCCTTTTGGCAACAAGTTAAACATTGGTATCCGGGCGATTGCTTACAGGATGCCCTAGCCGGAAAGGGTTCATTTTTGGCTCGCTTGCGACGGGCAACGTTGATGCTCAAAGGTGCGCAAAATATCCATCCCCGTGCAACCAACCTTGCCCTGGCATTGGGGTTGCGCTTGCGCTCTCCTTTCTGCGATGAACACTTGGCGAAATGGGCCTTTACGGTCAAGGCAGAACTATTCTTGCGGGGGGCCTGTGAAAAGTACATTTTGAAACGAGCGGTTGAACCTTGGTTGCCGGCAGAAGTGGTCTGGCGAGAAAAACGGGGGATGGGTGTGCCCTTGACTCAATGGTGTTTGGGACCTTTGTGGCGCGATTTGGGGCAGTGGTTAAATCCTAAACGCCTAGAAGCAGAAGGAATTTGGCGACCGGATTTAGCAGCCAGGGTGGCCTTTGGTGGCTTGGGAAGTGAGTTGCGCAAACGACGCATCGGGGAAATTTTATGGCTGCTTTTGGCTTGGCAATGTTGGCGCTCTCAATTGGGCGAGATTCGCCAGGGAAATAGCTGGTGGCATCCCTTTGTGCTCCCTTACGAGTTCTGGCGTCGTACAGGTTTATATCGCTGCTGGAGAGACTCCATATGA
- a CDS encoding NAD(+) kinase, whose translation MGKIGIIYNDGKPEAAQFAQELQEWLQQRGRQVCVATGVGGLLGYAQPGSPVCHTPVEWLVPPGFDRDVELTIVLGGDGTVLAASRQCAPLGIPLLTVNTGHLGFLTEIYVESLPSVLETVLSGDYQVEERITLLVQVWEGDTRIWEALALNEVVLHREPLAKLCHFEVQVGCHAVVDIPADGVIVSTPTGSTAYALSAGGPVLAPGVAALLLIPICPHSLASRALVFNDRETVHIWAANASRLVLVADGNAGCYVQPGYHVTIQRSPYMARFVRLRPPEFFHVLRQKLGWGLPHQAKPKG comes from the coding sequence GTGGGCAAAATCGGCATTATCTACAACGACGGCAAACCGGAGGCCGCACAATTCGCCCAGGAACTGCAGGAGTGGCTCCAGCAACGGGGGCGACAGGTGTGCGTGGCTACGGGCGTTGGCGGACTGCTAGGTTACGCCCAGCCGGGGAGTCCCGTGTGCCATACGCCTGTGGAATGGCTGGTGCCGCCGGGCTTCGACCGGGATGTGGAATTGACGATTGTGCTCGGAGGCGACGGCACTGTGCTGGCTGCCAGCCGCCAATGCGCGCCCTTGGGGATTCCCCTGTTAACCGTCAACACCGGACACCTAGGGTTTTTGACCGAGATTTACGTGGAGTCGTTGCCGAGCGTCCTGGAGACCGTCTTGAGCGGCGATTACCAGGTCGAAGAGCGCATCACGTTGTTGGTGCAGGTGTGGGAAGGGGATACCCGCATCTGGGAAGCCCTGGCCCTGAATGAGGTGGTGCTGCACCGGGAACCCCTGGCGAAACTCTGTCACTTTGAGGTGCAGGTGGGATGTCATGCAGTGGTGGACATTCCGGCAGACGGTGTAATCGTCTCAACCCCGACCGGTTCGACAGCCTACGCCCTGTCGGCGGGGGGACCCGTCCTAGCGCCCGGTGTGGCGGCGTTGTTGTTGATTCCTATCTGTCCCCATTCCCTGGCATCGCGAGCGCTGGTGTTTAACGACCGGGAGACGGTCCACATCTGGGCTGCCAACGCATCCCGCCTGGTGCTAGTGGCCGATGGCAACGCTGGGTGTTACGTCCAGCCGGGGTATCATGTGACCATCCAGCGGTCTCCGTACATGGCCCGGTTTGTGCGGCTGCGTCCCCCTGAGTTTTTCCATGTCTTACGGCAGAAGCTGGGTTGGGGGTTGCCCCACCAAGCCAAACCCAAAGGCTAG
- a CDS encoding asparagine synthetase B family protein, with product MGRSWWIGFGVVALPTSPTPTWHDQGKFLFFGPSTALCWSPSQRYVVVGETTGECSLATIANGWEQHGISLLNSITAFFALVVWDRQDQVLYLCRDGVGGRTLYYTHQGRVTWIAPRLKTLRPYHSGEINLVALRDYLCCAFVPGSQTLWQEVQELRPGTVLRLPQKETSIFWQPESRVPPTADARDVERYGEELLELLQQVVQEKLMGHDKVGIFLSGGIDSSAVTALSAQLHSGKVICYSIHFGSEVPNELFFSRLVAQQYGLEHRPLEISFREMWDYLPETMAELDDPIGDPLTVPNLRLARFAKSSVSLILNGEGGDPCFGGPKNQPMLLSQVYGGSLVSHYARSFQKCFDDLSQLLKPDVWAEVKNAPFFFADDLHRDMELLQRLFLINIKFKGADHILTKVNNLLGAVGLEGRSPLFDRRVVDFSLRIPVGCKVAGAEEKAVLKRAMQSLLPPEIIHRPKSGMMVPVQLGFQKYWNRQARDLLLGKHAAISAYLQPHLIQSWLDYQGDPWRRYGVKLWLLASLELWLQQHRSFQPNVSTT from the coding sequence ATGGGACGTTCCTGGTGGATTGGGTTTGGCGTGGTCGCGCTGCCAACGAGTCCAACCCCGACCTGGCATGACCAAGGCAAGTTCCTGTTTTTTGGGCCGTCAACCGCCCTGTGCTGGAGTCCATCGCAACGCTACGTCGTCGTCGGAGAAACCACTGGTGAGTGCTCCCTAGCAACCATTGCCAACGGCTGGGAACAGCACGGAATTAGCCTTCTCAACTCCATCACTGCGTTTTTCGCCCTAGTCGTATGGGACCGGCAAGACCAAGTGCTGTACTTGTGTCGGGATGGGGTGGGCGGTCGGACATTGTACTACACCCACCAGGGGCGCGTAACCTGGATTGCGCCGCGCCTAAAAACCCTGCGGCCCTATCACAGCGGGGAAATCAACCTCGTGGCGTTGCGGGATTATCTATGCTGTGCGTTTGTGCCGGGTAGCCAGACGCTATGGCAAGAAGTGCAGGAGCTGCGACCGGGAACCGTTTTGCGTCTCCCCCAAAAGGAAACGAGCATCTTTTGGCAACCCGAATCGCGGGTTCCCCCGACAGCAGATGCCCGGGATGTGGAGCGTTACGGAGAGGAGTTGCTGGAGCTTTTGCAGCAGGTTGTGCAAGAAAAATTAATGGGCCACGACAAGGTGGGGATTTTTCTTTCGGGGGGAATTGATTCCAGTGCTGTCACCGCCTTAAGCGCTCAACTTCATAGCGGCAAGGTGATTTGTTATTCGATTCACTTCGGTTCGGAAGTACCCAATGAACTGTTCTTTTCTCGCCTGGTGGCGCAGCAGTACGGGCTAGAGCATCGCCCGTTGGAAATTTCTTTCCGGGAGATGTGGGACTACTTGCCGGAAACAATGGCCGAGTTAGATGACCCGATTGGCGACCCGTTAACCGTGCCCAATCTACGACTGGCCAGATTTGCCAAGTCCTCCGTTTCTTTGATTTTGAACGGTGAAGGAGGCGACCCCTGTTTTGGCGGTCCGAAAAACCAGCCCATGTTACTCAGTCAGGTTTACGGCGGTTCTCTCGTGAGTCACTACGCCCGTTCCTTCCAAAAGTGTTTTGACGACTTGTCCCAATTACTCAAACCAGATGTTTGGGCTGAAGTTAAAAATGCTCCGTTCTTTTTCGCCGATGACTTGCACAGAGATATGGAGTTGCTACAGCGTTTGTTTTTGATCAACATCAAATTCAAGGGTGCTGACCACATCCTAACCAAAGTGAATAACTTGTTGGGAGCGGTGGGGTTAGAAGGAAGGTCGCCCTTATTTGACCGGCGCGTGGTGGATTTTAGCCTGCGGATTCCGGTGGGATGTAAGGTTGCGGGCGCCGAAGAAAAAGCGGTGCTCAAACGCGCCATGCAATCCCTATTGCCACCGGAGATCATTCACCGTCCAAAAAGCGGGATGATGGTGCCGGTACAACTAGGGTTTCAGAAGTATTGGAACCGGCAGGCTAGGGATTTATTGTTGGGAAAACATGCAGCTATTTCCGCCTACCTGCAGCCCCATCTCATCCAGTCATGGTTGGACTATCAAGGCGACCCCTGGCGACGCTACGGTGTGAAGCTATGGTTACTAGCAAGCCTAGAACTCTGGCTTCAACAACATCGCTCATTTCAACCAAACGTATCAACGACATAA
- the purB gene encoding adenylosuccinate lyase encodes MIERYTLPAMGQLWTDEYKFHTWLQVELAVCEAQTTLGRIPPEVMDHIRAHARFDPARIREIEQTVRHDVIAFLTNLNEYLGDAGRYVHLGLTSSDVLDTGLALQLVASLEVLLTQLEQLIQAVRTQAQHHRYTVMVGRSHGIHAEPITFGFKLAGWLAELLRHRERLTRLRSQVAVGKISGAVGTYAHLDPQVEVLACQRLGLTPDTAATQVISRDRHAEYLQVLALVGASIERFAVEIRHLQRTEVLEVEEYFAPGQKGSSAMPHKRNPVRSERLTGLARLLRGYATAGLENVALWHERDISHSAVERVALADASIVLHFMLVELTDLVQTLQVYPDNMRRNLYRFGGVIFSQPVMLALVDKGMTREEAYALVQRLAHHAWNREDGNFRALVEQDETVKQYLSPQEIAACFDPTAHLQHLETIYQRLNI; translated from the coding sequence GTGATTGAACGCTACACGTTGCCGGCAATGGGCCAGCTCTGGACGGATGAATACAAGTTCCACACCTGGTTGCAGGTGGAGTTGGCCGTGTGTGAAGCCCAGACAACCCTGGGACGAATTCCCCCCGAGGTCATGGACCATATCCGCGCTCACGCCCGGTTCGACCCGGCCCGCATCCGCGAAATCGAACAAACGGTGCGCCACGATGTCATCGCGTTTCTGACCAATCTCAACGAATACTTGGGGGACGCAGGGCGGTACGTGCATCTAGGGTTGACCAGTTCCGACGTGCTGGACACGGGCCTGGCGCTGCAATTGGTGGCTAGTTTGGAAGTGCTGCTAACCCAACTAGAACAACTCATCCAAGCGGTGCGCACCCAGGCGCAACACCATCGCTACACAGTCATGGTGGGCCGCTCCCACGGGATTCATGCCGAACCGATTACCTTTGGGTTTAAGTTGGCAGGGTGGCTGGCGGAACTGCTGCGGCACCGGGAACGCCTGACGCGCCTGCGCAGCCAGGTGGCCGTCGGGAAAATTTCGGGAGCAGTCGGCACCTATGCCCACCTTGACCCGCAAGTGGAGGTCCTGGCCTGCCAGCGCTTGGGGTTGACGCCCGATACCGCTGCCACCCAGGTCATCAGCCGCGACCGCCATGCGGAATACCTGCAGGTCTTGGCCCTGGTAGGGGCTTCAATTGAACGGTTTGCCGTGGAAATCCGCCACTTGCAGCGCACGGAAGTCCTGGAAGTTGAGGAATACTTCGCACCGGGACAGAAGGGGTCGTCTGCAATGCCCCACAAACGGAATCCCGTGCGCTCGGAGCGGTTGACGGGTCTGGCGCGCTTATTGCGGGGCTATGCCACCGCTGGCTTGGAAAACGTCGCTCTCTGGCATGAGCGGGACATTTCCCACAGCGCGGTGGAACGGGTAGCCCTGGCCGACGCCAGCATTGTCCTGCACTTTATGTTGGTGGAGTTGACAGACCTCGTGCAAACCTTGCAGGTGTATCCGGATAACATGCGCCGGAATCTCTACCGCTTTGGGGGTGTCATTTTCAGTCAGCCCGTGATGCTGGCTTTGGTGGACAAAGGCATGACCCGCGAAGAAGCTTACGCTCTGGTACAACGCCTGGCTCACCACGCCTGGAACCGAGAAGACGGAAACTTTCGGGCACTGGTAGAGCAAGACGAAACGGTGAAGCAGTACTTGTCACCCCAGGAAATCGCCGCCTGTTTTGACCCCACCGCCCATCTCCAGCACCTAGAGACCATCTACCAACGCTTGAACATCTAG